One part of the Malus sylvestris chromosome 2, drMalSylv7.2, whole genome shotgun sequence genome encodes these proteins:
- the LOC126604132 gene encoding UDP-glucuronate 4-epimerase 3, protein MTHLDNSPSTPGKFKMDKSPYIHRLRWHGSLAKLTFWSFVFLGMILIFFFRSPSSNSLPSDPSRRSLRTYNWGGPAWEKKVRSSARVRSRHGISVLVTGAAGFVGTHVSAALKRRGDGVLGLDCFNDYYDPSLKRARQALLERSGVFIVEGDINDVTLLSKLFEVVAFTHVMHLAAQAGVRYAMENPGSYVHSNIAGLVNLLEVCKNANPQPAIVWASSSSVYGLNTKVPFSERDRTDQPASLYAATKKAGEEIAHTYNHIYGLSLTGLRFFTVYGPWGRPDMAYFFFTRDILKGKTIPIFEAANHGTVARDFTYIDDIVKGCLASLDTAEKSTGSGGKKKGPAQLRVFNLGNTSPVPVTDLVTILERLLKVKAKRNIMKLPRNGDVQFTHANISSAQRELGYKPTTDLQTGLKKFVRWYLSYYSGGKKASG, encoded by the coding sequence ATGACCCATCTCGACAACAGTCCGTCGACGCCCGGAAAGTTCAAGATGGACAAGTCGCCGTATATTCACCGCCTCCGCTGGCACGGCTCGCTCGCCAAACTCACGTTCTGGTCCTTCGTCTTCCTCGGCATGATCTTGATCTTCTTCTTCCGCTCGCCGTCCTCCAATTCTCTGCCATCCGATCCCTCCCGCCGCTCTCTCAGAACCTACAACTGGGGCGGACCCGCCTGGGAAAAAAAGGTCAGGTCATCCGCCAGAGTCCGTTCCCGCCACGGAATCTCGGTCCTCGTCACCGGCGCGGCGGGCTTTGTCGGGACTCACGTGTCGGCGGCGCTCAAACGCCGCGGAGACGGGGTCCTTGGTCTGGATTGCTTCAATGACTACTACGACCCTTCGTTGAAGAGGGCTCGGCAAGCGCTTTTGGAGCGGAGTGGGGTGTTCATTGTGGAAGGCGACATAAACGACGTCACTTTGCTGAGCAAGCTCTTCGAGGTGGTGGCGTTCACCCATGTGATGCATTTGGCCGCCCAAGCCGGTGTGAGGTATGCCATGGAAAACCCAGGCTCATATGTTCATAGTAATATAGCTGGTCTTGTTAATCTTCTTGAAGTTTGTAAAAATGCAAATCCACAACCTGCAATTGTTTGGGCAAGTTCTAGTTCTGTTTATGGTTTGAATACTAAGGTACCCTTTTCGGAAAGAGACCGGACTGACCAGCCGGCTAGTCTCTATGCCGCTACCAAGAAAGCCGGTGAGGAAATTGCGCACACTTACAACCATATCTATGGCCTTTCCCTTACCGGGTTACGGTTCTTTACTGTTTATGGCCCCTGGGGAAGGCCTGATATGGCATACTTCTTTTTCACGAGGGATATATTGAAGGGGAAAACCATTCCAATCTTTGAGGCGGCTAATCATGGCACCGTTGCGAGGGATTTTACCTACATTGATGATATTGTGAAGGGATGCTTGGCGTCATTGGATACTGCTGAGAAGAGTACTGGGAGTGGGGGAAAGAAGAAGGGGCCTGCCCAATTGCGGGTTTTCAATTTGGGGAACACATCGCCTGTGCCAGTTACGGATCTTGTGACCATTTTGGAGAGGCTTTTGAAGGTAAAGGCTAAGAGAAATATAATGAAGTTGCCGCGTAATGGGGATGTTCAGTTTACGCACGCAAACATCAGTTCCGCTCAGAGGGAACTTGGGTATAAGCCCACAACAGATCTGCAGACAGGGCTGAAGAAATTTGTTCGGTGGTACCTCAGTTACTACTCTGGTGGGAAGAAGGCTTCTGGATGA
- the LOC126602037 gene encoding 3-phosphoshikimate 1-carboxyvinyltransferase 2-like, whose protein sequence is MWKKIRHTNERSWRVVVVGFPQGMNQEIEFKCSAFSWNCWNSNVLDRVPGMRERPIGDMVAGLKQLGADADCFLGTNCPPVRVIGKGGLPGERVKLSGSVSSVYWTSLLMASPLALGDIEIDIVNRLVSSPFVEMTLKVMEHFGVTLQHNDILD, encoded by the exons ATGTGGAAGAAGATAAGGCACACAAACGAGCGTTCGTGGAGGGTTGTGGTGGTCGGTTTCCCTCAGGGAATGAATCAAGAGATTGAGTTCAAGTGTTCAGCTTTTTCTTGGAACTGCTGGAACAGCAATGTACTTGATAGGGTGCCCGGAATGAGGGAGAGGCCAATTGGAGATATGGTCGCTGGTCTTAAGCAGCTTGGTGCGGATGCTGATTGTTTTCTTGGAACAAACTGCCCTCCTGTCCGTGTGATTGGAAAGGGAGGCCTTCCAGGGGAAAGG GTGAAGCTCTCTGGATCAGTTAGTAGCGTATACTGGACTTCTTTGCTTATGGCGTCTCCTTTGGCTCTTGGAGACATCGAAATTGACATTGTCAATAGACTCGTTTCTAGTCCTTTTGTGGAGATGACTTTGAAAGTGATGGAACACTTTGGTGTCACATTGCAACATAACGATATTTTAGATTGA
- the LOC126599762 gene encoding 3-phosphoshikimate 1-carboxyvinyltransferase 2 isoform X2, whose protein sequence is MAQVSKICSNGAQSINLLPNVSKSQMPRSSNFLPLKSQFLGSSNSLSLKLKNGLVGSWTVGKVRVDPLTVAASVATAEKPSTVPEIVLQPIQEISGTIKLPGSKSLSNRILLIAALSEGTTVVDNLLDSEDIHYMLGALKTLGLNVEEDKENRRAVVEGCGGRFPLSNESVDEVQLFLGNAGTAMRPLTAAVVAAGGHARYVLDGVPRMRERPIGDLVDGLKQLGADADCFLGTNCPPVRVIGKGGLPGGKVKLSGSISSQYLTALLMAAPLALGDVEIEIIDKLISIPYVEMTLKLMERFGVSVEHSDSWDRFLIRGGQKYKSPGNAFVEGDASSASYFLAGAAVTGGTVTVEGCGTSSLQGDVKFAEVLEKMGAKVTWTENSVTVTGPQRLSSGGKHLKAVDVNMNKMPDVAMTLAVVALFADGQTAIRDVASWRVKETERMIAICTELRKLGATVEEGPDYCIITPPEKLNVTAIDTYDDHRMAMAFSLAACGDIPVTIKDPGCTRKTFPDYFEVLRKFTKH, encoded by the exons atggcCCAAGTGAGCAAAATCTGCAGCAATGGAGCTCAAAGCATCAATCTTTTGCCCAATGTTTCCAAATCCCAAATGCCCAGATCATCAAATTTTCTCCCATTGAAGTCCCAGTTTCTGGGTTCCTCAAATTCTTTGAGTTTGAAGCTGAAAAATGGGCTTGTGGGCAGTTGGACCGTCGGTAAAGTCAGGGTCGATCCGCTTACAGTTGCAGCTTCAGTTGCCACAGCAGAGAAGCCGTCCACGGTTCCGGAGATTGTGCTGCAACCCATCCAAGAAATCTCGGGCACCATAAAGTTGCCGGGTTCCAAGTCGTTGTCGAATCGAATTCTGCTGATTGCTGCTCTCTCTGAG GGAACAACTGTTGTTGACAACTTGTTAGATAGTGAAGATATTCATTATATGCTTGGTGCATTGAAAACCCTTGGGCTGAATGTTGAAGAGGACAAGGAAAACAGGCGAGCGGTTGTGGAGGGTTGTGGTGGTCGGTTTCCTTTGAGTAATGAATCAGTAGATGAAGTGCAACTATTCCTTGGAAATGCTGGAACAGCAATGCGGCCATTGACTGCTGCAGTTGTTGCTGCTGGTGGACATGCTAG GTATGTACTTGATGGGGTGCCCCGAATGAGGGAGAGACCAATCGGAGACTTAGTTGATGGTCTTAAGCAGCTTGGTGCGGATGCTGATTGTTTTCTTGGAACAAACTGCCCTCCTGTCCGTGTGATTGGAAAGGGAGGCCTTCCAGGGGGGAAG GTGAAGCTCTCTGGATCAATTAGTAGTCAGTACTTGACTGCTTTGCTTATGGCAGCTCCTTTGGCCCTTGGAGATGTTGAAATAGAGATTATTGATAAACTAATTTCCATTCCGTATGTGGAAATGACTTTGAAGTTGATGGAACGCTTTGGGGTCTCAGTGGAACACAGTGATAGTTGGGATCGGTTTTTGATCCGAGGAGGTCAAAAGTACAA GTCTCCTGGAAATGCTTTTGTCGAAGGCGATGCTTCAAGTGCTAGTTACTTTCTAGCTGGTGCTGCTGTCACTGGTGGGACTGTCACTGTTGAAGGCTGTGGGACAAGCAGTTTACAG GGAGATGTAAAGTTCGCTGAAGTTCTTGAAAAGATGGGTGCTAAAGTTACGTGGACAGAGAATTCTGTCACAGTTACAGGACCTCAACGACTTTCTTCTGGAGGAAAACACTTGAAAGCTGTTGACGTCAACATGAACAAAATGCCAGATGTTGCCATGACTCTTGCTGTAGTTGCTCTTTTTGCTGATGGACAAACTGCCATAAGAGATG TGGCAAGTTGGAGAGTGAAGGAGACAGAAAGGATGATTGCCATATGCACTGAACTAAGAAAG CTGGGAGCAACTGTTGAAGAGGGACCAGATTACTGCATAATCACACCGCCAGAAAAATTAAACGTGACAGCAATAGACACGTATGATGACCACCGAATGGCCATGGCTTTCTCTCTTGCTGCCTGTGGAGACATTCCAGTTACTATCAAGGATCCCGGTTGTACCAGAAAAACATTCCCCGATTACTTTGAAGTCCTCAGGAAGTTTACCAAGCATTGA
- the LOC126599762 gene encoding 3-phosphoshikimate 1-carboxyvinyltransferase 2 isoform X1, whose translation MAQVSKICSNGAQSINLLPNVSKSQMPRSSNFLPLKSQFLGSSNSLSLKLKNGLVGSWTVGKVRVDPLTVAASVATAEKPSTVPEIVLQPIQEISGTIKLPGSKSLSNRILLIAALSEGTTVVDNLLDSEDIHYMLGALKTLGLNVEEDKENRRAVVEGCGGRFPLSNESVDEVQLFLGNAGTAMRPLTAAVVAAGGHARYVLDGVPRMRERPIGDLVDGLKQLGADADCFLGTNCPPVRVIGKGGLPGGKVKLSGSISSQYLTALLMAAPLALGDVEIEIIDKLISIPYVEMTLKLMERFGVSVEHSDSWDRFLIRGGQKYKSPGNAFVEGDASSASYFLAGAAVTGGTVTVEGCGTSSLQGDVKFAEVLEKMGAKVTWTENSVTVTGPQRLSSGGKHLKAVDVNMNKMPDVAMTLAVVALFADGQTAIRDVASWRVKETERMIAICTELRKVRFSWLPSHLIFPHLHMLITSLTFFGPKFQLGATVEEGPDYCIITPPEKLNVTAIDTYDDHRMAMAFSLAACGDIPVTIKDPGCTRKTFPDYFEVLRKFTKH comes from the exons atggcCCAAGTGAGCAAAATCTGCAGCAATGGAGCTCAAAGCATCAATCTTTTGCCCAATGTTTCCAAATCCCAAATGCCCAGATCATCAAATTTTCTCCCATTGAAGTCCCAGTTTCTGGGTTCCTCAAATTCTTTGAGTTTGAAGCTGAAAAATGGGCTTGTGGGCAGTTGGACCGTCGGTAAAGTCAGGGTCGATCCGCTTACAGTTGCAGCTTCAGTTGCCACAGCAGAGAAGCCGTCCACGGTTCCGGAGATTGTGCTGCAACCCATCCAAGAAATCTCGGGCACCATAAAGTTGCCGGGTTCCAAGTCGTTGTCGAATCGAATTCTGCTGATTGCTGCTCTCTCTGAG GGAACAACTGTTGTTGACAACTTGTTAGATAGTGAAGATATTCATTATATGCTTGGTGCATTGAAAACCCTTGGGCTGAATGTTGAAGAGGACAAGGAAAACAGGCGAGCGGTTGTGGAGGGTTGTGGTGGTCGGTTTCCTTTGAGTAATGAATCAGTAGATGAAGTGCAACTATTCCTTGGAAATGCTGGAACAGCAATGCGGCCATTGACTGCTGCAGTTGTTGCTGCTGGTGGACATGCTAG GTATGTACTTGATGGGGTGCCCCGAATGAGGGAGAGACCAATCGGAGACTTAGTTGATGGTCTTAAGCAGCTTGGTGCGGATGCTGATTGTTTTCTTGGAACAAACTGCCCTCCTGTCCGTGTGATTGGAAAGGGAGGCCTTCCAGGGGGGAAG GTGAAGCTCTCTGGATCAATTAGTAGTCAGTACTTGACTGCTTTGCTTATGGCAGCTCCTTTGGCCCTTGGAGATGTTGAAATAGAGATTATTGATAAACTAATTTCCATTCCGTATGTGGAAATGACTTTGAAGTTGATGGAACGCTTTGGGGTCTCAGTGGAACACAGTGATAGTTGGGATCGGTTTTTGATCCGAGGAGGTCAAAAGTACAA GTCTCCTGGAAATGCTTTTGTCGAAGGCGATGCTTCAAGTGCTAGTTACTTTCTAGCTGGTGCTGCTGTCACTGGTGGGACTGTCACTGTTGAAGGCTGTGGGACAAGCAGTTTACAG GGAGATGTAAAGTTCGCTGAAGTTCTTGAAAAGATGGGTGCTAAAGTTACGTGGACAGAGAATTCTGTCACAGTTACAGGACCTCAACGACTTTCTTCTGGAGGAAAACACTTGAAAGCTGTTGACGTCAACATGAACAAAATGCCAGATGTTGCCATGACTCTTGCTGTAGTTGCTCTTTTTGCTGATGGACAAACTGCCATAAGAGATG TGGCAAGTTGGAGAGTGAAGGAGACAGAAAGGATGATTGCCATATGCACTGAACTAAGAAAGGTTCGTTTTAGTTGGCTGCCCTCACACTTGATATTCCCACACCTTCATATGCTTATTACTTCTCTAACATTTTTCGGACCTAAATTTCAGCTGGGAGCAACTGTTGAAGAGGGACCAGATTACTGCATAATCACACCGCCAGAAAAATTAAACGTGACAGCAATAGACACGTATGATGACCACCGAATGGCCATGGCTTTCTCTCTTGCTGCCTGTGGAGACATTCCAGTTACTATCAAGGATCCCGGTTGTACCAGAAAAACATTCCCCGATTACTTTGAAGTCCTCAGGAAGTTTACCAAGCATTGA